One Propionispora vibrioides DNA window includes the following coding sequences:
- a CDS encoding D-2-hydroxyacid dehydrogenase yields the protein MKIVVLDGYTLNPGDLSWTELEKLGECTCYDRTPPENIVERISDAAIAFTNKTPLTRDILQQCPALRYVGVLATGYNVVDVAAAKEQGIIVTNIPTYGTSAVAQYVFALLLEICHHVGAHYEAVQAGEWAQRGDFSFWNYPLIELKDKTMGIIGFGRIGQVTAQIANAFGMKVLAYDNYRKKELETDVLRYAELDEIYACADVISLHCPLFDSTRGMINKASLAKMKPGVIIINTSRGPLIVEEDLAEALANGQVFAAALDVVATEPIEADSPLLSAPNCIITPHIAWAPKESRERLLGIAVDNLSAFLAGSPVNVVNS from the coding sequence ATGAAAATTGTTGTTTTGGATGGATATACGTTAAATCCGGGCGATTTAAGCTGGACAGAACTTGAGAAACTAGGTGAGTGCACCTGCTATGACAGAACACCTCCGGAAAACATTGTCGAAAGAATTAGTGATGCCGCGATTGCTTTCACCAATAAAACGCCGCTGACCAGGGATATATTACAACAGTGTCCGGCTCTGCGTTATGTGGGCGTATTGGCCACCGGGTATAATGTGGTGGATGTGGCTGCTGCGAAGGAGCAGGGGATTATCGTTACTAATATTCCCACTTACGGGACAAGTGCCGTTGCTCAATATGTATTTGCCCTGCTACTGGAGATTTGCCATCATGTAGGTGCCCATTATGAAGCGGTGCAGGCCGGTGAGTGGGCGCAGCGCGGCGATTTCAGTTTTTGGAACTACCCGTTGATTGAGCTTAAGGACAAAACGATGGGGATTATCGGTTTCGGGCGGATTGGTCAGGTTACGGCACAAATTGCCAATGCCTTTGGCATGAAGGTGCTTGCTTATGACAACTACCGGAAAAAAGAATTGGAGACCGATGTGCTGCGGTACGCCGAACTGGATGAGATTTATGCCTGTGCCGATGTTATCAGCCTGCATTGCCCCTTGTTTGATTCGACCAGGGGGATGATCAATAAAGCTTCACTGGCCAAGATGAAGCCGGGTGTCATCATAATCAACACATCACGCGGGCCCCTGATTGTTGAGGAGGATCTGGCCGAAGCGCTGGCGAACGGGCAGGTATTTGCTGCCGCGCTGGACGTTGTGGCGACAGAGCCGATTGAGGCAGACAGTCCGCTGCTTAGTGCGCCTAACTGCATCATTACCCCTCATATTGCCTGGGCGCCAAAAGAGTCCAGGGAACGGCTGCTGGGGATTGCCGTAGATAATTTGTCGGCTTTTTTAGCCGGCTCCCCTGTTAATGTGGTTAATTCCTAG